Proteins co-encoded in one Syngnathoides biaculeatus isolate LvHL_M chromosome 22, ASM1980259v1, whole genome shotgun sequence genomic window:
- the LOC133495796 gene encoding ankyrin repeat and SOCS box protein 12-like isoform X1, translated as MCSFDLSGRFSMLQLRTTEEENCCEISQLRQAVLQNNERLLDEMLCQEIYKKVINYRGGWGIAGTPLHAAVSKGHLSCLQVLLTHGALVDCVDVKAQTPLFAAVRGKYLDCVLALLQSGADPNGSSFNNCSPVLTAAREGDVEILQELLKHGAEVNSRSKVLLWTSNARVSSGPLYLAAVYGHMDCFKLLLLYGADPDYNCSDARLLSSIKQPKTVLEMCLMHGCGMEYIQLLIDFGANVYLPTLIIEKSTKQNEAVELLLQERGNPKALTSQCRLAVRRYLKKINKIHCIEQLDMPTSLISFLQYKPLPIMVL; from the exons ATGTGTTCTTTTGACTTGTCTGGCAGGTTCTCTATGCTCCAGCTCAGGACCACCGAAGAAGAAAATTGCTGTGAAATCTCCCAGCTCCGACAAGCAGTGCTACAAAACAATGAAAGACTCCTGGATGAGATGCTGTGCCAGGAAATATACAAGAAGGTCATCAACTatcgaggtggctggggcatcgcGGGTACTCCTCTGCATGCCGCGGTGTCCAAGGGCCACCTCAGCTGCCTGCAGGTCCTGCTGACCCACGGTGCCCTGGTAGACTGTGTGGACGTCAAGGCCCAGACGCCTCTTTTTGCCGCTGTTCGTGGGAAGTACTTGGACTGCGTCTTAGCGCTCCTCCAGTCTGGTGCCGACCCCAACGGGAGCTCCTTCAACAACTGCTCGCCCGTCCTCACCGCAGCTCGTGAGGGCGATGTGGAAATACTTCAGGAACTGCTGAAACACGGTGCCGAGGTCAACTCGCGCTCCAAAGTCCTGCTGTGGACATCGAACGCCAGGGTGTCGAGTGGCCCGCTTTACCTGGCTGCAGTGTACGGACACATGGACTGTTTCAAACTGCTGCTCCTCTATGGTGCCGATCCAGATTACAACTGCTCCGATGCTAGACTGCTGAGCTCCATCAAGCAGCCCAAAACTGTCCTGGAAATGTGTCTGATGCACGGTTGCGGCATGGAGTATATCCAGCTCCTCATCGACTTCGGCGCAAATGTCTACCTTCCCACGCTCATCATCGAGAAATCCACCAAGCAGAACGAGGCCGTGGAGTTGCTTCTTCAAGAGAGAG GAAATCCCAAGGCCTTGACTTCACAGTGCCGACTGGCAGTACGGAGATACCTCAAAAAGATTAACAAGATCCACTGTATTGAGCAGCTAGACATGCCAACAAGTCTCATTAGCTTCCTGCAGTACAAGCCGCTCCCAATTATGGTTCTCTAA
- the ercc4 gene encoding DNA repair endonuclease XPF, with protein MACPLLEFETEMFLSLFGCDGLLVVAEGMGIDRILLQFMRVYSEQGSLVLLLNTTTPEQEYFTEQLRVEGVTHLPRTVTSEVQGTERYNVYTEGGVLFVTSRILVVDFLTDRIPAHLISGILVYRAHKIIESCQEAFILRLFRQKNKTGFIKAFTDKATSFSSGFCQVERVMRNLFVKKLYLWPRFQASVNTALDRHKPDVVELHVSLTPSMRAIQSSILDIMGACLKELKRYNPTLEAEDLSLENTLSNAFDKTIRHYLDPLWHQLGSKTKALVQDLKLLRVLLLYLTQYDCVTFLNLLESLRSSQKNFGSNSGWLFLDSSTSMFVNARSRVYHFPESKNKLKVGAETEKKQSPSTSAVKRVLVLEKSPKWEALSEVLQEIEKENKNSQYEPGRVLICASDDRTCAQLQQYIRHGAEWLLNRLYTRTIAKRDPSAASAFELGNNKKDKGFLGGGSKGKGRGITKGKGPKKKASKPKGRPSLTLTQMIGKEETVEAAVMGSSEDDDEFGDEDDMGEENALKLDLSSDAYYAVLKEPLMVIHPLKGCTDPHSLTRVLHEVEPTFVVLYDAELSFVRQLEVYKACRPGKALRVYFLIYGGSTEEQKYLTGLSKEKKAFEHLIKEKASMVIPEEREGREDTNLDLARNLDPANATTNTRKAGGQDQPKEPSRVIVDMREFRSELPSLLHRRGLDIEPVTLEVGDYILTPDICVERKSVSDLIGSLQSGRLYTQCLSMNRYYRKPVLLIEFDPAKPFSLMARSEFRHEISVNDVSSKLTLLTLHFPRLRILWCPSPYATGELFLELKKGRKEPDAVAAQAVTAESDVVAESTELYNAGPHDFLLKMPGVNTKNFRALIKNAESLADLAKLSQDKLVEILENASNAKLLYEFLHNIANVQIPPQKGKKNTNLI; from the exons ATGGCCTGCCCACTGCTGGAGTTTGAGACCGAAATGTTTTTGAGCCTGTTCGGCTGTGACGGGCTGCTCGTCGTGGCGGAGGGGATGGGGATAGACCGCATCTTGCTACAGTTCATGCGGGTGTACTCGGAGCAAGGCAGCCTGGTTCTACTTCTTAACACCACCACCCCCGAACAG GAGTATTTTACGGAGCAGTTGCGGGTGGAGGGTGTGACCCACTTGCCGAGGACGGTGACCAGCGAGGTCCAAGGTACCGAGCGATACAATGTGTACACCGAGGGAGGAGTGCTATTTGTCACCAGCAGAATCTTGGTGGTCGACTTCCTCACCGACCGCATACCAGCCCATCTTATATCAG GCATCCTGGTGTACCGTGCTCACAAAATCATCGAGTCGTGTCAGGAAGCATTCATCCTGCGACTGTTCCGACAGAAGAACAAAACAGGCTTCATCAAAGCCTTTACCGACAAAGCCACATCCTTTTCCTCAGGCTTCTGCCAAGTGGAGCGTGTGATGAGGAACCTCTTTGTCAAGAAGCTCTACCTTTGGCCCAG GTTCCAAGCATCAGTGAACACAGCCCTAGACAGACACAAGCCGGACGTGGTGGAACTCCATGTCTCACTGACGCCTTCAATGAGGGCCATTCAGAGTTCTATCTTGGACATCATGGGCGCCTGTCTGAAGGAGCTAAAACGCTACAATCCTACCTTGGAGGCGGAGGATCTCTCTTTGGAGAACACACTTAGCAATGCATTTGATAAG ACCATCCGCCATTATCTGGACCCCTTGTGGCATCAGCTGGGATCAAAGACAAAGGCGCTGGTCCAGGACCTGAAGCTCCTAAGAGTTCTGCTGCTGTACCTCACCCAGTACGACTGTGTCACATTCCTCAATCTGCTTGAATCCCTTCGCTCCAGCCAAAAAAACTTTGGCTCCAACTCAG GGTGGCTCTTCTTGGACTCCAGTACCTCAATGTTTGTAAATGCCAGGTCCAGAGTATACCACTTCCCGGAAAGCAAGAATAAACTTAAAGTGGGAgctgaaacagaaaaaaaacagtcacccTCCACTTCAG cGGTGAAGCGGGTGTTGGTGCTGGAGAAGAGCCCAAAATGGGAGGCTCTCTCTGAAGTCCTGCAGGAGATTGAGAAGGAGAACAAGAACTCCCAGTATGAACCAG GTCGCGTGTTGATCTGCGCCAGCGATGACAGGACTTGTGCTCAACTGCAGCAGTATATCAGGCACGGTGCAGAGTGGCTCCTGAACAGACTGTACACACGCACCATTGCCAAACGAGACCCGTCGGCCGCCTCTGCTTTTGAGTTGGGAAATAACAAAAAAGACAAGGGCTTTCTCGGAGGCGGGTCCAAGGGAAAGGGCCGAGGGATCACAAAAGGGAAGGGGCCCAAAAAAAAGGCGAGCAAGCCTAAAGGCAGACCCTCTCTGACCTTGACTCAGATGATTGGCAAAGAGGAGACCGTTGAAGCTGCGGTGATGGGCAGcagtgaggatgatgatgagttTGGCGATGAAGATGACATGGGAGAGGAAAATGCTCTGAAGCTGGACTTGTCATCTGACGCTTACTACGCAGTACTGAAAGAGCCCCTGATGGTCATTCACCCCCTGAAGGGTTGCACAGACCCCCACAGCCTGACCCGGGTGTTACATGAAGTGGAACCCACATTTGTGGTGCTTTACGACGCTGAACTCAGCTTCGTGCGGCAGCTGGAGGTTTACAAAGCCTGTCGACCTGGGAAGGCACTTAG AGTGTACTTTCTCATCTATGGCGGCTCAACAGAGGAGCAGAAATACCTGACCGGGCTATCCAAGGAGAAGAAAGCCTTTGAACATCTCATTAA GGAAAAGGCTTCTATGGTCATCCCAGAGGAGCGAGAGGGCCGAGAAGACACCAACTTGGACCTTGCCAGGAATTTAGACCCTGCCAATGCTACCACCAACACTCGCAAAGctg GAGGTCAAGACCAGCCTAAGGAGCCCTCTCGAGTCATTGTAGACATGCGCGAGTTCCGCAGTGAGCTTCCCTCTCTGCTCCACCGTCGTGGGCTTGACATCGAGCCTGTCACTTTGGAAGTCGGGGACTACATCCTTACGCCAGATATTTGCGTGGAGCGCAAGAGTGTCAGTGATCTGATTGGCTCATTGCAGAGTGGTCGCCTGTACACGCAGTGCCTCTCCATGAATCGCTATTACAGGAAACCTGTGTTGCTCATCGAGTTTGACCCTGCAAAGCCCTTTTCTCTAATGGCTCGCTCCGAATTCCGGCACGAGATATCAGTCAACGATGTTTCCTCCAAACTCACCTTGCTGACGTTGCATTTCCCGCGTCTCCGCATCCTCTGGTGCCCTTCGCCGTACGCCACTGGTGAGCTTTTTCTGGAGCTAAAGAAAGGTCGCAAAGAACCAGACGCCGTGGCGGCTCAAGCGGTCACGGCAGAGTCTGACGTGGTGGCTGAATCGACAGAGCTCTATAACGCCGGGCCGCACGACTTCTTGCTCAAGATGCCAGGCGTCAACACAAAAAACTTTCGAGCCCTCATAAAAAATGCTGAAAGCTTGGCAGATCTAGCCAAACTGAGCCAGGACAAGCTAGTAGAAATACTTGAGAATGCCAGTAACGCCAAGTTGCTTTATGAGTTCTTGCATAATATTGCAAATGTTCAAATTCCAccacaaaaggggaaaaaaaacacaaatttaatatag
- the LOC133495796 gene encoding ankyrin repeat and SOCS box protein 12-like isoform X2 produces the protein MLQLRTTEEENCCEISQLRQAVLQNNERLLDEMLCQEIYKKVINYRGGWGIAGTPLHAAVSKGHLSCLQVLLTHGALVDCVDVKAQTPLFAAVRGKYLDCVLALLQSGADPNGSSFNNCSPVLTAAREGDVEILQELLKHGAEVNSRSKVLLWTSNARVSSGPLYLAAVYGHMDCFKLLLLYGADPDYNCSDARLLSSIKQPKTVLEMCLMHGCGMEYIQLLIDFGANVYLPTLIIEKSTKQNEAVELLLQERGNPKALTSQCRLAVRRYLKKINKIHCIEQLDMPTSLISFLQYKPLPIMVL, from the exons ATGCTCCAGCTCAGGACCACCGAAGAAGAAAATTGCTGTGAAATCTCCCAGCTCCGACAAGCAGTGCTACAAAACAATGAAAGACTCCTGGATGAGATGCTGTGCCAGGAAATATACAAGAAGGTCATCAACTatcgaggtggctggggcatcgcGGGTACTCCTCTGCATGCCGCGGTGTCCAAGGGCCACCTCAGCTGCCTGCAGGTCCTGCTGACCCACGGTGCCCTGGTAGACTGTGTGGACGTCAAGGCCCAGACGCCTCTTTTTGCCGCTGTTCGTGGGAAGTACTTGGACTGCGTCTTAGCGCTCCTCCAGTCTGGTGCCGACCCCAACGGGAGCTCCTTCAACAACTGCTCGCCCGTCCTCACCGCAGCTCGTGAGGGCGATGTGGAAATACTTCAGGAACTGCTGAAACACGGTGCCGAGGTCAACTCGCGCTCCAAAGTCCTGCTGTGGACATCGAACGCCAGGGTGTCGAGTGGCCCGCTTTACCTGGCTGCAGTGTACGGACACATGGACTGTTTCAAACTGCTGCTCCTCTATGGTGCCGATCCAGATTACAACTGCTCCGATGCTAGACTGCTGAGCTCCATCAAGCAGCCCAAAACTGTCCTGGAAATGTGTCTGATGCACGGTTGCGGCATGGAGTATATCCAGCTCCTCATCGACTTCGGCGCAAATGTCTACCTTCCCACGCTCATCATCGAGAAATCCACCAAGCAGAACGAGGCCGTGGAGTTGCTTCTTCAAGAGAGAG GAAATCCCAAGGCCTTGACTTCACAGTGCCGACTGGCAGTACGGAGATACCTCAAAAAGATTAACAAGATCCACTGTATTGAGCAGCTAGACATGCCAACAAGTCTCATTAGCTTCCTGCAGTACAAGCCGCTCCCAATTATGGTTCTCTAA